ggtttaaaatgagtgttttatttcatcatgtcacgtttaaaagataaaaatgtgcAGGTTTGCTTCTCTAGAAAGCAATGAAATGCAATCAAGGTGTAGGCCTACCCCGCATTCTTTCAGTCGACACTTTATATTAAACGAGTatattaaatgaagaaaaatatttcCTTTCCAAAAGGaatccaacattttttttaaatcatgttttcatGCATTCCAATTTATAATGATCAagctgcagtttgtttgttatgatttaagccataataactccaAAAATgaacagctaactaacacaataaaaacatggtaacataataaaaaacatgctttttgatTATTATCtcattatgtaaataaactctCCGTAGGCTTCatacaaaatatacacatataaagGAATACGTAGCCTAAGCTAATTAATAATGATCTGCTGACAGCACAGCCCTCTTACACTATTGAGCTGTGTCGCAAATAACGTTATTCAGGAAGCTTTTTTGTCTTGCGCTTCAACCTATGAGATGGGCTACGCGCTCTTTCGCTTAAACTAAACTCACGACTGCACTGAAACAGAGCAAATCATTCCTCAAAGAACTACGTGATCGGGTGAGTTGTGAAAATCCTGTCAGCAAATGACCCTTCGTTGAATTTCGAGTGATTACTGTACTATAAACCTTAAAGCTTAAATCAGAGTTTCGCTTTATCAAATCACAGTTGGCGCGTCCCCGGCTAGCCATGTAGTTTCATTACAGCTATAACAATACGAACGAACGTAAAATAAAGTCATTGACTCATCTCAGCACTGCAAACGTAAGATGCaaactaaatatgtttttaggCTGTTAAACTCGCTTCCCACTCGTCAATGCTATTTCTCTCGATGATGTTTGACTCATTATTTTGTCATATATATCGTTTCCATGGTTACTTCTCCATATTGGTTGAAGAAATAATCTTTTATATAGCTCTAGAATATTATTGGGGTAGCCTGTGTTTCATTTATCGTGTAAATAAAAACGCATTGTACATGACAAGGAAGCGACTAAAGTCAGTCGTTTTTGTGTTTACCATATTTGTttggttatttgttttttttatgtgtttttatttaattgagaTGGTTTCGTCCTTATTGTCGGACGGAATTAAGGCCGATAGTTGGCTGGAGTAACAGAAGTATTTTGAATCGTCACCGTAAACACTTTCACCTCTATTTGTTAAAGCATCATTTGTGCAGTAATTATGAGCTTTATAACGTACATGACtaataaaagaaaaccaaataaaCGTTAAGAATTATaggcttttaaaaatattattgtggAAGTATACACTTGGAAAAAATGTGATTGCTATTACAGTGCATTGCAAGTAAAGTTTAATGAATTGTTGTTTAACATGAAATATCGAAATGTAAGCCGTTGAAACTCCATTACACCGTGTATTAGTGTACTGGAGAGTAGAGTCTagtgcaaaaaaaattgaattagaCTATCGTGATGGAGGACACGGTGAGAGACAATGTTTAATAATCAGCCCAGATACAGTATTGCCTAATTCTTGCATTATCAATGTCCTATCTACCGAGGCCCGGATGCCCTGAGGTAGCATGTCTAATCGACGGAGGGCACATTGCGCTTTGATTTCCTGCGCTTCATGGTTGACCAGTGCAAACTTTATTGCAGATCCTGACATTGCAGCTTGATGTAGACTATATGGCAGGGACAGCTTTCATAAATGCATGCACAAAAGGAATGAAAGCAAAACGGCTTCAAAGTCATCATTATTTTGCAGTTGTGCAATTAAACAATTTGAGAGTTAACGTGACAGGCTGCAATATGCTGCCGCACTCAAGGTGAGAGGAGAAGTGAACCGATTCATTGAGCAGACGGCTGTCACGAGTCAAAGGCAGGTGAGGCGTAGACTGACGGATTGGATGTATGGGCACCCACTGATTGTCTGCTGCACGAGCTGAATGCATGTCCCTGTTGTGTCCACGACAGATTACCGGCGTCCATTCGGAACAAGGCGGCTCTGTTCACTGAGCCATCACGAAACTCGAGAACGCAATGTGGCGTGTGTGGAGAGCTTTATTTCgatacatttatgttttcattaacGCATTAGACATATGGTTTTAcccaatgcattttttttttgcggTGCATTCactcattcttttttttatcgGAATATTTGTTTCacggatcgaacccatgacctttgcgttATTAACGCAGTGCGTAACCGAGCTACAGGAATAGCCTGTTATTCACTTGCTTGCTTTTGCCCAATAAATAATTCTACAGCGTCGGTCAATTTAAGATATATATTTCAAAAGTTGtaactgcagttttatttgttgtaaattATTGTGATAAGTTCAActaatttattgtaataattGTAAATATCTTGACTGTATAGTGGtcatatattataaacacatCATTGAGAGAAAAATGCACTCCTTGTGTAAATTtgacatttgcatttttttaaacaatcattATTACATTGAAACGCAAACAATCAAACTAGACGGAGAAGATACGCAGTAAGTCTTGCCGTCTCCGCGTTTCCTCTGCCCCCCCGCAGCTAGGGATTGAGTAACGCATTGATAAAGCAATGTATCACTTATCCTGATAGTCACGGTTCCCTCAGGACCTGTCTGTCCTCTCAGAAAGGGGTGGACCAGTCACAGGCTCAAGGCTGGGTGGTTGTCCCTTTAAAGCACCTGTCTTCATAACACCTGGCAGACGAGAGAGGTGCTTTACGCATGCTCCCACTCTGCCATATCCCCCTATACAGACGCGCTGCTCTTTAACCAATGGTCTTCAAATCTTTTCAGAGATAAAAGAGCCGCCGCATCCGTGGATCTGACAGATCATCCCTAATGACAGAGGACGTAAGACGACGGAATCAACGGAGACAAGATGCCTAGATCTTTTTTGGTGAAGAGCAAAAAAGCGCACAGCTACCATCAGCCACGGTCTTTGGAAGATGACTATAACAGACTTGATACTATTTTAGCTCAAATATGTGCAGGTAGGTCAAAATTATTTGAGTTTgtcaaaagtattaaaaatgtaaatgcaaagtGCAGGAATTGTCGAGGTTTATTTGAAAGATAAATTATATAGTTGTTTATATGAAAGGTttgatttacttatttattgatgactaataatgatttattgtgttgtttctttgttattgtttatttattgcaaaTGTATTGTATCTTTcgttaaaatgtttcatattatattatattatccCCATCGcaaatctataaataaatatgacaatAGAATGTGAAAAAAATTGCACACGTCAGACTTGTTGTGTTGTCTAGTTTTGACTTTTGTGTGAAGGGAAATTTTCGAACAGTCTTTCATATGTTGCACGCAGATGTTTGTTCATCGACAGTTTTGAGATAAAAAGTTACACACCACGGGTTTGACAGAAAATCTATTAATTTATAACAGAAAGCAAAACCACAGACGAGTTGGAGTGTAGTACGGAAGCCTTGACAAGCGACACGACTGGTGCCTGTTCACCGGACTCTCACCTGGGGGATCCAGCTGATCTTTCCTCAAAGTCTCCTCTCAGTTGTGGTGGAAGCGTCTGCGACCGCTCCTCAGATTACGAGGACTTTTGGCGACCTCCGTCACCATCAGCATCACCCGGTAAGAATATATTTCGTTTATGTGAAATTATTACAGATAAAAGCATTATGCACAGAACTCTTGGTGGTACATTTATTACCTGAGAAAATAAAAGTATGCCCTTCCCTTTCTGGAAAGCTGGCTGTACTAGGACATAGTCCTGAATTTATCAGCATTCCAATTcttgaaaaatgtaatgttttttatttccagcAGAGTCAGAAAAATCATTTTCGCCCTCCGTCGAGGAAACGCAGCCCTTCGCCGTCCCCTTCAGACCTTACGCATGGAGTAGTTACTCTGGATGTGAAATCAGACAACTCATTTCCAACCATCGACGCTCTCTGGATCTAGAAAGCCCTAGTCCACCAACCTTTTATCATGACCGAGTGGCCGAGCCTTCTCTTTTCACGGAAAGAGGAACTGGCACGGGCATTTACAACAGTTATAGCTCCACTGCCAGTCTATTCGAGCGCGCATCTGCCTCCCTTTACGATGAAAGCAGCGTAATTGTAAAAGGAACGGAGATGAAGCCCAGCTCCGATGTGATGTGCAGTCGTCTCCTGCTAAATGGCgcatacaaatgtataaaatgtagcAAGGTAAGGGAACTAGAGTAAATATTGCtcgtgttttgttttaaataatgataagcaaacattttaaaatatggcCCTGTCTATTCCACAGGTGTTTTCTACACCACATGGCTTGGAAGTTCACGTCCGTAGATCGCACAGTGGAACGAGACCCTTTGGATGTGACATCTGCGGGAAAACGTTTGGTCATGCGGTCAGCCTAGAGCAACACAGAGCTGTCCACTCACAGGTGggttatatacattttttgttacgGAATTAAGTGACTGCGTTAATGCGTAAAACGACCGCGTAAATGCGCATGTGGTCAATTAATAAAAGTGGtgtaaagaaaaatgacaaataaacacgTTTTTCCTGTTAATAGGAAAGAAGTTTTGATTGCAAAATTTGCGGGAAAAGTTTCAAAAGATCATCGACTCTGTCCACTCATCTCCTGATCCACTCCGATACACGACCCTACCCGTGCCAATATTGCGGGAAGAGGTTTCATCAGAAATCAGATATGaagaaacacacattcattcacacaggtaaatatatatacattgtttaaaaatgtaaagaatcTTTTTTGGCAGATAACACATTAGCCATAGTTTACAAACTATACCATGGTTACACTGTGGTTATTTGTATGATTTTACTACAAAAAAATGGTAACTATAGTTAAACCACAGTTAATTTTCGATAACAAATCAAGCTTTTAGCTTTTCCAGTTTGGTTTTATGTTTTAGGATAAAAAAGGTGTCTCACCAAAAGCTGACACATGCGTTTTGTTTCACAGGGGAGAAACCACACAAATGTCAAGTGTGTGGGAAAGCTTTCAGTCAGAGCTCCAATCTGATAACCCACAGTCGAAAACACACTGGATTCAAACCGTTTGGATGTGACCTCTGTGGCAAAGGATTCCAACGCAAGGTCGATTTAAGAAGACACAAGGAAACACAACACGGACTGAAATGAGGAAACACATT
This DNA window, taken from Triplophysa dalaica isolate WHDGS20190420 chromosome 6, ASM1584641v1, whole genome shotgun sequence, encodes the following:
- the gfi1ab gene encoding growth factor independent 1A transcription repressor b isoform X1, which codes for MPRSFLVKSKKAHSYHQPRSLEDDYNRLDTILAQICAESKTTDELECSTEALTSDTTGACSPDSHLGDPADLSSKSPLSCGGSVCDRSSDYEDFWRPPSPSASPAESEKSFSPSVEETQPFAVPFRPYAWSSYSGCEIRQLISNHRRSLDLESPSPPTFYHDRVAEPSLFTERGTGTGIYNSYSSTASLFERASASLYDESSVIVKGTEMKPSSDVMCSRLLLNGAYKCIKCSKVFSTPHGLEVHVRRSHSGTRPFGCDICGKTFGHAVSLEQHRAVHSQERSFDCKICGKSFKRSSTLSTHLLIHSDTRPYPCQYCGKRFHQKSDMKKHTFIHTGEKPHKCQVCGKAFSQSSNLITHSRKHTGFKPFGCDLCGKGFQRKVDLRRHKETQHGLK
- the gfi1ab gene encoding growth factor independent 1A transcription repressor b isoform X2, translating into MPRSFLVKSKKAHSYHQPRSLEDDYNRLDTILAQICAESKTTDELECSTEALTSDTTGACSPDSHLGDPADLSSKSPLSCGGSVCDRSSDYEDFWRPPSPSASPESEKSFSPSVEETQPFAVPFRPYAWSSYSGCEIRQLISNHRRSLDLESPSPPTFYHDRVAEPSLFTERGTGTGIYNSYSSTASLFERASASLYDESSVIVKGTEMKPSSDVMCSRLLLNGAYKCIKCSKVFSTPHGLEVHVRRSHSGTRPFGCDICGKTFGHAVSLEQHRAVHSQERSFDCKICGKSFKRSSTLSTHLLIHSDTRPYPCQYCGKRFHQKSDMKKHTFIHTGEKPHKCQVCGKAFSQSSNLITHSRKHTGFKPFGCDLCGKGFQRKVDLRRHKETQHGLK